ATTATAACATTGCCAAAAATAAAGAAAAACTCACAAATGGATTTCTTTCAATGGTCAAAAAACGATCCTTTATCAATTAATAGATTTGGAATACCAGAACCAATTTCTAAAGTAGCAAAATACCCAGATATTTTATTAGTACCCCTTTTAGCTTTTGACAAAAATTTCAATAGGATTGGTTACGGTGGAGGGTTCTACGATCGTTATATTAAGAAAATTAGAAAACAAAAAAAGGTTTTAACAATTGGATTTGCTTACTCTTTTCAAAAAGTAAAAAAAATACCAACTAATAATTATGATATTAAGTTAGATTTTATTATAACAAATAAATAGTTTTATGAAAATTTTATTTTTAGGCGATGTTGTTGGATCATCTGGATGTAGAAAGATAACTAATGATTTATCAAGTCAGATTAAAAAAAATAATATCGATTTTGTAATTATTAATGGTGAGAACGCTGATGATACTGGTGTTGGTTTGACCAAAGAAATTTGTAAAGATTTCTTTGAAAATGGAGTTGATGTTATTACAACTGGAAACCATGTTTGGGATCAAAAAGACATAATGAATTTTATTGATAATGAAAACAGACTGTTAAGACCAAAAAATTTATTTGAACCTGCTCCTGGTAAAGGATTTGAGATTTATAAAACAAAAAAAAATTACAAGATAGGAGTTTTAAATTTGATGGGAAATGTTTTTATGAAAAAGTGCGATGATGTTTTTAAAATATCAAAAGAATTTTTAGAAAAATATGATCTGAAAAAAGATTATGACTTTCTAATTGTTGATTTCCATGGAGAAATAACAAGCGAAAAAAATGCAATTGGTCATTATTTTGATGGAAAAGCAACACTCGTAATTGGAACCCACACTCACATACCCACTAATGATGCAAGAGTTTTAAAAAATGGCACTGCTTATCAGACAGATGCAGGTATGTGCGGAGATTACGATTCAGTTATAGGAATGAATAAAGATAATTCTCTTAATAGATTTATGAAAAAAGATTCTATTAAACATTTTCCAGCCCTTGGAGAAGCCTCTTTAAGTGGAGTTATAGTAAATTGTAATTTAGAAACAGGCTTAGCAAATAGTGTAGAAAGTTACATATTTGGAGGTCTTTTAAAAAATACTTAATTTTTTTATGGCAGGACATTCTCATTGGGCAGGTATAAAACATAAAAAAGGTAAAGCTGATAAAGAAAGATCAAAAATTTTTTCCAAACTATCTAAAGAGATTACAGTTGCGGCTAAGTTAGGAGATAAAGATCCAGCTATGAACCCAAGATTACGTTCAGCTATTCAAGCTGCAAGGTCAGCAAACATGCCAAAAGATAACATAACTAGAGCTATCGATAAGTCCTCAATGAGTAATCAGTCAAATTTTGAAAATTTGAGATATGAAGGCTTTGGACCTGAAAAAGTTGCTGTCATAATTGAAACTTTGACTGATAACAAAAACAGAACCGCTTCCAATATAAGAACAATTTTTCAAAAATCAGGGGGAAGCCTCGGAACTCAAGGCTCAGCATCACACAATTTCAGTCAATTAGGTGTAATTAAAATCGATAAAAATGAAATTTCAGATGAAGACATATTAGAACTCGCTATTGATGCAGGTGCAAATGAGTGTAAATCAGATAAAGAATTTCATGAAATTCAATGCTCAATAAATGATATCTATAATGTTAAAAAAGAGTTAGAGAAGAAAATAAGTAATTTTATTTCAACGGGAATGGAGTGGGTGCCTTTAAATGCTGTTGAAATTCCAAACGAGAGAAAAGATGAATTGATTAATTTTTTTGAGACATTAGAAGAGGATGATGATGTGCAAAATATTTATTCAAATGTTAAATTTTCAAACTAGATATAAAATATGCTTATAATTGGTATAGATCCAGGTATTTCAGGCTCGATTTGTTTTTTTGAAGATGGGAAAATTCTTGAAGTAATTGAAATGCCAGTCATGATTGATGGTAAAAAAAATAAAAAACAAGTTAATGGCGCTCAAATTTATAACGAATTTTCAAAAAAAATTAATAAAAAACAAGATGATGAAGTGAGAGTGGTGATAGAACAAGTTTCTGCTATGCCAGGGCAAGGTGTAACAAGTATGTTTAATTTTGGTCAATCTTTTGGGATTTTAAAAGGAATATGTTCCGCAATGCAATTACCAATGTTTTTTGTCAGACCAGCTAAATGGAAAAAATATTTTAATTTAATTAATTCTCAAAAAGATGCTAGTAGAACAAGAGCAATCGAAATATTTCCTTATTTTTCAACACAACTTTCAAAGAAAAAAGACTCTAACAAAGCTGATGCTATTTTAATTGCGAGTTTTTACTATGAAACTCACCAAAAAGATGATTAATCCTAGATTTTTAAAGTCAAATTCATGACACATTTAAGTGTGAGAAGACCTTATGGAAGCTGATATTTCATCACAAGCAGTCGGACTTGCATCAAGTGCTGACTTTTCACTTTTGAACTTATTTATAAGAGCTGATATAATTGTTAAATCAGTCATTATTATTCTTATTGCATGTTCAGTTTATTCATGGGCGGTAATCATTGAAAAATTTAAATTATTTAAAAAAATAAATCAAAGTTCAGAAGAATTTGAAACAAAGTTTTGGAACTCGAAATCTGCGGAGTCTTTTTATAATAATCTTCCAG
The DNA window shown above is from Candidatus Pelagibacter sp. RS39 and carries:
- a CDS encoding 5-formyltetrahydrofolate cyclo-ligase; its protein translation is MNKSQIRKKILKLRKQKNIKKFIFNFDLILGILKKKKVSGRILGGYYPYNYEINILQILEKFEQKKFIITLPKIKKNSQMDFFQWSKNDPLSINRFGIPEPISKVAKYPDILLVPLLAFDKNFNRIGYGGGFYDRYIKKIRKQKKVLTIGFAYSFQKVKKIPTNNYDIKLDFIITNK
- a CDS encoding TIGR00282 family metallophosphoesterase yields the protein MKILFLGDVVGSSGCRKITNDLSSQIKKNNIDFVIINGENADDTGVGLTKEICKDFFENGVDVITTGNHVWDQKDIMNFIDNENRLLRPKNLFEPAPGKGFEIYKTKKNYKIGVLNLMGNVFMKKCDDVFKISKEFLEKYDLKKDYDFLIVDFHGEITSEKNAIGHYFDGKATLVIGTHTHIPTNDARVLKNGTAYQTDAGMCGDYDSVIGMNKDNSLNRFMKKDSIKHFPALGEASLSGVIVNCNLETGLANSVESYIFGGLLKNT
- a CDS encoding YebC/PmpR family DNA-binding transcriptional regulator, with translation MAGHSHWAGIKHKKGKADKERSKIFSKLSKEITVAAKLGDKDPAMNPRLRSAIQAARSANMPKDNITRAIDKSSMSNQSNFENLRYEGFGPEKVAVIIETLTDNKNRTASNIRTIFQKSGGSLGTQGSASHNFSQLGVIKIDKNEISDEDILELAIDAGANECKSDKEFHEIQCSINDIYNVKKELEKKISNFISTGMEWVPLNAVEIPNERKDELINFFETLEEDDDVQNIYSNVKFSN
- a CDS encoding crossover junction endodeoxyribonuclease; the protein is MLIIGIDPGISGSICFFEDGKILEVIEMPVMIDGKKNKKQVNGAQIYNEFSKKINKKQDDEVRVVIEQVSAMPGQGVTSMFNFGQSFGILKGICSAMQLPMFFVRPAKWKKYFNLINSQKDASRTRAIEIFPYFSTQLSKKKDSNKADAILIASFYYETHQKDD